The Halosimplex litoreum genome has a window encoding:
- a CDS encoding helix-turn-helix domain-containing protein, with product MRQVTFETTYPPEAAHPIHRRLADEGPATRADVLIWGPTADVTALVWFDGEPSAVEEVLDAVDSATGTQLVAADDGTYAFVRQSEYELPDDALEAVAGSRVAFVPPLSFRASGVARFEAVGEPAAVSEFYGDLDAAFDTAVVRVREFRRWPEPARLTDRQRQALEAAVAVGYYDVDRSGSVTDVAAELDCAPSTAGELLRRAESTVLTAFVGES from the coding sequence ATGCGGCAGGTCACCTTCGAGACGACGTACCCACCCGAGGCGGCTCACCCGATCCACCGGCGACTGGCGGACGAGGGGCCGGCGACGCGGGCCGACGTGCTGATCTGGGGGCCGACGGCCGACGTGACGGCGCTCGTCTGGTTCGACGGGGAACCGTCGGCGGTGGAGGAAGTGCTCGACGCGGTCGACTCGGCGACGGGGACGCAGCTGGTCGCCGCCGACGACGGAACCTACGCGTTCGTCCGTCAGTCCGAGTACGAACTCCCCGACGACGCGCTGGAAGCGGTCGCCGGCTCGCGAGTCGCCTTCGTGCCGCCACTTTCGTTCCGGGCGTCGGGCGTCGCGCGGTTCGAAGCGGTCGGCGAACCGGCCGCCGTTTCGGAGTTCTACGGGGACCTGGACGCGGCTTTCGACACGGCGGTGGTCCGGGTTCGCGAGTTCCGCCGCTGGCCCGAGCCAGCGCGGTTGACCGACCGCCAGCGGCAGGCGCTGGAAGCCGCCGTCGCCGTCGGCTACTACGACGTAGACCGGTCGGGCTCGGTCACCGACGTGGCGGCGGAACTGGACTGCGCACCCAGTACGGCGGGCGAACTCCTGCGGCGGGCGGAATCGACGGTTCTGACGGCGTTCGTCGGCGAGTCGTGA
- a CDS encoding outer membrane protein assembly factor BamB family protein yields the protein MDDTTPHSDTSGPAPTRRRFLAGLTAAGAVGSTLSTVAGEPPSAVGSMTNATASRNWPMFAYDAANTGYSSASAPVDGIAVRWDRAIDATGEPTFDDVNAYVRSTDGSLYALDRGSGETRWRYETDGESASPTAAAVAGGTAFMDDGAAVLAVRTGSQRRYWRTELDGVVSAPVTVTDSRVLAGTDAGTLYSLSRDGGANRWSFDAGESIAAAPARGGDRVFVAAADGTVSARDATSGNSRWQFEADARTEAVPPVVSGDRVYVGDSDGTVYALDRTDGRVRWRVDLDGAVVGGPTVARNTVFVPTAEGTLYARNTTRGSERWSVDLGAPASRKPVVTDDAVYVATAEDTVYAYPRTGATEAWRADLPVNDPSISVVDDVVAVVGDLYVAVESGPETAIDRGSFDAVTTRWTYATDGTATGSPALTDDALYTADDARVCHALDPAEGDELWRYEADTDLTGPVADADGAYLGAGDGTVRALAAADGSERWSVETDDPVPTAPVTWSDLAVAMDAGGRLYGVDRAAGTERWTGRIDSGGTRPAVGGDRIYASSPSGVVSAFDAATGEELWGFRVRESAAVASPAASADTVYVGDRNGRFYAVNAERDDRSSERWSVELDGAVRAAPTVAGDTVYVGTVAGSLYAFDLEGNDRWQAEVGTAIRAKPGVAGDLVTVGSENESIYAFDAADGSERWAYDTAAPLRTTAAFGNDTVYVASAEVAALDPPNTVQTPAPTATPGDPSTPAGTSTSTPTDGADGTPTPTDTPAGTTPTETPTATPNDGPAGDTPTATPTGTPGSTTAAGDATTPTDAPTPSPTTTGGGADGDGESGGGGGGGGGGGPLDGLDIEPDWLPYAGAGAVAAVAALGAAVRRFGGGGNGGTGGTGGKQADALNWGGGLDDDDN from the coding sequence ATGGACGATACGACCCCGCACTCAGACACGAGCGGTCCCGCACCGACGCGACGGCGCTTCCTCGCCGGCCTGACCGCGGCCGGCGCGGTCGGCTCGACGCTCTCCACTGTCGCCGGCGAACCGCCCTCGGCCGTCGGGAGCATGACGAACGCGACGGCCTCGCGGAACTGGCCGATGTTCGCGTACGATGCGGCAAACACCGGGTACAGTAGCGCGAGCGCGCCCGTCGACGGGATCGCGGTCCGCTGGGACCGCGCTATCGACGCGACCGGGGAGCCGACGTTCGACGACGTCAACGCGTACGTTCGGAGCACGGACGGCAGCCTGTACGCCCTCGACCGCGGCTCGGGCGAGACGCGATGGCGCTACGAGACCGACGGCGAGAGCGCCTCGCCGACCGCGGCGGCCGTCGCCGGCGGCACCGCGTTCATGGACGACGGCGCTGCGGTACTGGCCGTCCGAACCGGCTCTCAGCGCCGCTACTGGCGCACCGAACTCGACGGCGTCGTCTCCGCGCCGGTCACGGTCACCGACTCGCGGGTCCTCGCGGGCACCGACGCCGGCACGCTGTACTCGCTGAGTCGCGACGGCGGCGCCAACAGGTGGTCGTTCGACGCCGGCGAGTCGATCGCCGCCGCGCCGGCTCGCGGCGGCGACCGCGTCTTCGTCGCCGCCGCCGACGGGACCGTCTCCGCTCGCGACGCGACGAGCGGGAACAGCCGCTGGCAGTTCGAGGCCGACGCTCGCACGGAGGCGGTTCCACCGGTCGTCAGCGGCGACCGTGTGTACGTCGGTGACAGCGACGGGACGGTGTACGCGCTCGACAGAACCGACGGCCGGGTCCGCTGGCGGGTCGACCTGGACGGCGCCGTCGTCGGCGGGCCGACCGTCGCGCGCAACACGGTGTTCGTCCCGACGGCCGAGGGGACGCTCTACGCTCGCAACACGACTCGCGGGAGCGAGCGCTGGTCGGTCGACCTGGGCGCGCCGGCGAGTCGCAAACCGGTCGTCACCGACGACGCCGTCTACGTCGCGACCGCCGAGGACACCGTCTACGCGTACCCTCGTACGGGCGCTACCGAGGCCTGGCGGGCGGACCTGCCCGTCAACGACCCCTCGATATCGGTCGTCGACGACGTGGTCGCGGTCGTCGGCGACCTCTACGTGGCCGTCGAGAGCGGGCCGGAGACCGCGATCGACCGCGGGTCGTTCGACGCGGTGACGACGCGGTGGACGTACGCGACCGACGGGACCGCGACGGGGTCACCCGCGCTCACGGACGACGCACTCTACACCGCCGACGACGCGCGAGTCTGTCACGCGCTGGACCCGGCGGAGGGCGACGAACTGTGGCGCTACGAGGCCGACACCGACCTGACCGGCCCGGTCGCCGACGCCGACGGCGCCTACCTCGGGGCGGGCGACGGAACCGTTCGCGCGCTCGCCGCGGCCGACGGGTCCGAGCGGTGGTCCGTCGAGACCGACGACCCGGTGCCGACGGCGCCGGTCACGTGGTCGGACCTCGCCGTCGCTATGGACGCCGGCGGGCGGCTCTACGGAGTCGACCGCGCGGCGGGGACCGAACGGTGGACCGGCCGCATCGACAGCGGTGGGACCAGACCGGCCGTGGGCGGCGATCGGATCTACGCGAGTTCGCCCAGCGGCGTCGTCTCCGCGTTCGACGCCGCCACGGGCGAGGAACTGTGGGGCTTCCGCGTCCGCGAGAGCGCGGCCGTCGCGTCGCCGGCCGCGAGCGCCGACACCGTCTACGTCGGCGACCGCAACGGTCGGTTCTACGCGGTGAACGCCGAGCGCGACGACCGGAGCAGCGAGCGGTGGTCGGTCGAGCTGGACGGCGCCGTCAGGGCCGCCCCGACCGTGGCGGGTGACACCGTCTACGTCGGGACGGTCGCCGGGTCGCTGTACGCCTTCGACCTGGAAGGCAACGACCGATGGCAGGCGGAGGTCGGCACGGCGATCCGCGCCAAGCCCGGCGTCGCCGGCGACCTCGTGACCGTCGGCAGCGAGAACGAGAGTATCTACGCCTTCGACGCGGCCGACGGGAGCGAGCGGTGGGCCTACGACACCGCCGCGCCGCTGCGGACGACCGCCGCCTTCGGTAACGACACCGTCTACGTCGCCAGCGCCGAGGTCGCCGCGCTCGACCCGCCCAACACCGTCCAGACGCCCGCGCCGACGGCGACGCCGGGCGACCCCTCGACGCCGGCCGGCACGTCGACATCGACGCCGACGGATGGCGCCGACGGCACGCCGACGCCGACGGACACGCCCGCCGGAACGACGCCGACCGAGACGCCGACGGCGACGCCGAACGACGGCCCGGCCGGTGACACTCCGACCGCCACCCCGACCGGGACACCGGGGTCCACGACGGCGGCCGGCGACGCGACCACGCCGACCGACGCACCGACACCATCGCCGACGACCACCGGTGGCGGTGCAGACGGCGATGGCGAGAGTGGGGGCGGTGGGGGCGGTGGGGGCGGTGGCGGCCCGCTGGACGGACTCGATATCGAGCCCGACTGGCTCCCCTACGCCGGCGCCGGCGCGGTCGCCGCGGTCGCCGCCCTCGGCGCCGCCGTCAGACGCTTCGGCGGTGGCGGCAACGGCGGCACCGGCGGCACCGGCGGCAAGCAGGCCGACGCCCTGAACTGGGGCGGCGGTCTCGACGACGACGACAACTGA
- a CDS encoding cobalt-precorrin-7 (C(5))-methyltransferase, which translates to MTDPPSTDAADRPPDALAAAAPERRVVETERRPHDADRATAANPVHAVGIGPGSLEYLTPRGERAIREADAVVGFETVVDYVRDRIDGDVFACGYDDQGETLAAFADRVADGAAGTAVLMGDPNVSGYQFLGRVERAVDDPVEVVPGISAVQVAASRARTPIEDATFVTLHRRGDLTAARERLRAAVGDRHLLVLPRPYDLMPGDVAADLCDAGADPALTALVCERLTHADEAVTRATLGELAAHAGGDGPDDTPFSDLSVLVVRADDPEPGRTGGRDE; encoded by the coding sequence GTGACAGACCCACCCTCGACCGACGCGGCGGACCGTCCGCCGGACGCCCTCGCCGCCGCGGCGCCCGAACGGCGGGTCGTCGAGACCGAGCGCCGACCGCACGACGCCGATCGGGCGACCGCCGCGAACCCCGTCCACGCGGTCGGGATCGGTCCCGGGAGCCTCGAGTACCTCACCCCGCGGGGCGAGCGGGCGATCCGCGAGGCCGACGCGGTCGTCGGGTTCGAGACCGTCGTCGACTACGTCCGCGACCGGATCGACGGCGACGTCTTCGCCTGCGGTTACGACGACCAGGGTGAGACGCTGGCCGCGTTCGCCGACCGCGTCGCCGACGGCGCCGCGGGGACGGCGGTGTTGATGGGCGACCCCAACGTCTCGGGGTACCAGTTCCTCGGTCGCGTCGAACGGGCCGTCGACGATCCGGTCGAGGTCGTGCCGGGGATCTCCGCGGTCCAGGTCGCCGCGAGCCGTGCCCGGACGCCGATCGAGGACGCGACGTTCGTCACGCTCCACAGGCGCGGCGACCTGACCGCCGCCCGCGAGCGACTGCGGGCCGCGGTCGGCGACCGCCACCTGCTCGTGCTCCCGCGACCCTACGACCTGATGCCCGGGGACGTGGCCGCCGACCTGTGCGACGCCGGCGCCGACCCGGCCCTCACCGCGCTCGTCTGCGAGCGACTCACCCACGCCGACGAAGCGGTGACGCGGGCCACGCTCGGCGAACTGGCGGCCCACGCGGGCGGCGACGGCCCCGACGACACGCCCTTTTCGGATCTGTCGGTGCTGGTCGTCCGGGCCGACGACCCCGAGCCGGGGCGAACGGGAGGCCGCGACGAATGA
- a CDS encoding outer membrane protein assembly factor BamB family protein — MSDDGRPGRRRFLGALAGGLAGVGLLNGVASGADAAGDDRAAAGSDGVGATATTHTEWPMFGQNAVHRGATNDQGPVDGVRIGWRTDHVAATAPALKDNRLAFGTDDGIVAVSDQDGEGDWTFETETPVSGCPAFYDGDVFAGTEGGTVYAVDTRSAEQSWAVTVEGAPVAPSITTSIGDSEVHVGTDAGFLYEFDPIRGRTNWEYEVGEAVSTAVAASRDTETAYAVTESGTVHGVDIETGRERWTATVPGSVGGSVAIKGNFLYVGTDAGTVYGLDSRNGDTRWTYGVDGAVSATPSFESRRAYVATEAGSLYAVGDQDGEEIWRVDVGSPVRSAPAVGDAAVYVPTTAGEVVAFDGQGNELWRARLGVGTPSLAVSDTVYAVGDGVTAIAEGDATTVATETPTPTATPTATATQTATPTATPAVTDTATATATPTVAETAAPAATPTATPTATLTATPTVTPTATPTATATATPTGGGDGQSDDGSAATTTSGDGSLPVWTALAGVGGLAALGLRRTGDDGPDGDA; from the coding sequence ATGAGCGACGACGGGCGACCCGGCAGGCGGCGGTTCCTCGGGGCGCTGGCGGGCGGTCTCGCGGGCGTGGGACTCCTGAACGGAGTCGCGAGCGGCGCGGACGCGGCGGGCGACGACCGAGCGGCGGCGGGCAGCGACGGCGTCGGGGCGACCGCGACGACCCACACCGAATGGCCGATGTTCGGGCAGAACGCGGTCCACCGCGGTGCGACGAACGACCAGGGACCGGTCGACGGCGTCCGGATCGGCTGGCGGACGGACCACGTCGCGGCGACAGCGCCGGCGCTCAAGGACAACCGTCTCGCGTTCGGGACGGACGACGGCATCGTCGCGGTCAGCGATCAGGACGGCGAGGGCGACTGGACGTTCGAGACCGAGACCCCGGTGAGCGGCTGTCCGGCCTTCTACGACGGGGACGTGTTCGCCGGCACCGAGGGCGGGACCGTGTACGCCGTCGACACCCGCAGCGCCGAACAGTCGTGGGCGGTGACGGTCGAGGGCGCCCCGGTGGCACCGTCGATCACCACCTCGATCGGCGACTCGGAGGTCCACGTGGGGACCGACGCCGGCTTCCTCTACGAGTTCGACCCGATACGGGGGCGGACGAACTGGGAGTACGAGGTCGGCGAGGCCGTCTCGACGGCGGTCGCCGCCTCGCGGGACACCGAGACGGCGTACGCCGTCACCGAGTCCGGGACCGTCCACGGCGTCGACATCGAGACCGGCCGCGAGCGCTGGACGGCGACCGTCCCGGGGAGCGTCGGCGGCTCGGTGGCTATCAAGGGGAACTTCCTCTACGTGGGGACCGACGCCGGGACCGTCTACGGGCTCGACTCCCGCAACGGGGACACCCGCTGGACGTACGGCGTCGACGGCGCCGTCTCCGCGACGCCCTCCTTCGAGAGCCGTCGGGCGTACGTCGCCACCGAGGCGGGGAGCCTCTACGCGGTCGGCGACCAGGACGGGGAGGAGATCTGGCGCGTCGACGTCGGGAGCCCGGTGCGAAGCGCGCCCGCCGTCGGCGACGCCGCCGTGTACGTCCCGACGACCGCTGGGGAAGTCGTCGCCTTCGACGGGCAGGGCAACGAACTGTGGCGGGCGCGACTGGGTGTCGGCACGCCGTCGCTGGCGGTTTCGGACACCGTCTACGCCGTCGGGGACGGCGTCACCGCCATCGCCGAGGGCGACGCGACGACGGTCGCCACGGAGACCCCGACGCCGACCGCGACGCCGACCGCTACGGCGACACAGACCGCCACGCCGACGGCGACGCCCGCGGTCACCGATACCGCGACCGCGACCGCCACGCCGACGGTCGCCGAAACCGCGGCCCCGGCCGCAACGCCCACGGCGACGCCGACCGCCACGCTCACGGCGACGCCGACCGTCACGCCCACGGCGACGCCGACCGCCACGGCCACGGCGACGCCGACCGGGGGTGGGGACGGCCAGAGCGACGACGGTAGCGCGGCGACGACGACCAGCGGTGATGGCTCGCTGCCAGTGTGGACGGCGCTGGCCGGCGTCGGTGGGCTGGCTGCACTGGGGCTCCGGCGGACCGGCGACGACGGGCCGGACGGCGACGCCTGA
- a CDS encoding MOSC domain-containing protein produces the protein MPTLSEIRVYPVKSLDPEPVQSVRLTDAGAIAADREYALFDADGDYVNGKSERRIHRIRSEFDFETGELRLREEGTDGWDRFDPDADRDGLEAWFGDFLGYDVTVRRDDERGYPDDTNAGGPTLVSTGTLEAAAEWFDGESGRPAIDAPELRRRFRPNLVVDAPAFWEDRLYADRESTVPFSVGGVAFAGVNPCQRCVVPTRDPTTGEADDGFRERLIERRRATLPEWVDRDWYDHFYRLMVNTRVPGAPATLSVGNSVTCDREPTADAA, from the coding sequence ATGCCCACGCTCTCCGAGATCCGGGTCTACCCCGTCAAGTCGCTCGACCCCGAACCCGTTCAGTCGGTCCGGCTGACCGACGCGGGCGCTATCGCGGCCGACCGCGAGTACGCCCTGTTCGACGCCGACGGCGACTACGTCAACGGGAAAAGCGAGCGTCGGATCCACCGCATCCGCTCCGAGTTCGACTTCGAGACTGGTGAACTCCGCCTGCGCGAAGAGGGAACCGACGGCTGGGACCGGTTCGACCCCGACGCCGACCGCGACGGGCTCGAAGCGTGGTTCGGCGACTTTCTGGGCTACGACGTGACCGTCCGACGCGACGACGAACGGGGGTATCCCGACGACACGAACGCCGGCGGGCCGACGCTCGTCTCGACGGGCACGCTCGAAGCCGCCGCCGAGTGGTTCGACGGGGAGTCGGGGCGACCGGCGATCGACGCCCCGGAACTCCGGCGACGCTTTCGCCCGAACCTCGTCGTCGACGCGCCCGCCTTCTGGGAGGACCGACTGTACGCAGATCGCGAGTCGACCGTCCCCTTCTCCGTCGGCGGCGTCGCGTTCGCCGGCGTCAACCCCTGTCAGCGCTGCGTCGTCCCGACACGGGACCCGACGACCGGCGAGGCCGACGACGGCTTCCGCGAGCGGTTGATCGAGCGCCGCCGGGCGACCCTGCCCGAGTGGGTCGACCGCGACTGGTACGACCACTTCTACCGACTGATGGTCAACACCCGCGTCCCCGGCGCCCCCGCGACGCTCTCGGTCGGAAACTCGGTCACCTGCGACCGCGAACCGACCGCTGACGCGGCCTGA
- a CDS encoding DUF5518 domain-containing protein, producing the protein MPLTLAAYWSSGASDSFSFNMVVVGGVVAGFLARRYSADVSAASLRAGVIGGLAGYVWMAPGILATAESFAEAWSFAPATGLLFAVFSAVVLCIAAIPGLIGGVVGAWICGVLGRESPPTASA; encoded by the coding sequence ATGCCACTCACGCTCGCCGCTTACTGGAGTTCCGGCGCGAGCGACTCGTTTTCGTTCAACATGGTCGTCGTCGGTGGAGTGGTCGCCGGCTTCCTCGCCCGCCGGTACTCGGCCGACGTGAGCGCTGCGAGTCTCAGGGCCGGCGTGATCGGCGGCCTGGCCGGCTACGTCTGGATGGCTCCGGGGATACTCGCCACCGCCGAAAGTTTCGCCGAGGCGTGGTCGTTCGCGCCCGCGACCGGACTGCTGTTCGCCGTCTTCAGTGCCGTCGTCCTCTGCATTGCAGCGATCCCGGGGCTGATCGGCGGCGTCGTCGGCGCCTGGATCTGCGGGGTGCTCGGTCGGGAGAGCCCGCCGACCGCGAGCGCCTGA
- a CDS encoding alpha/beta fold hydrolase, which yields MSQSTPAERTDGTDTASSDGGETGAAPTAADTGDEPRTVEYGTTGRELAYAEYGTADGEPAVFLHGTPGSRRLSALLDDAAREAGVRLLAPDRPGFGESSDWPGRGPADAAAWFEPLLADAGVERARVVAFSGGAADALALGSERPDLVGRLDLVSGAAPPSVATETPPLQRLLGRLAATTPRLLRAALRAQVRLAERSGPSTVLAQYTDDPGDVSADAAELVRADFLEALGRSRDGAVTELVWVGEGWGVSPTDVAVPVRLWHGSDDANVPLEDAERLRDRLPDADVTVLDGDHLMTLLDARVRVFDIAPRD from the coding sequence ATGAGCCAGTCGACCCCCGCGGAGCGCACCGACGGGACCGACACCGCGTCGTCGGACGGTGGCGAGACCGGCGCCGCGCCGACGGCGGCCGACACCGGCGACGAGCCGCGAACGGTCGAATACGGGACGACAGGACGAGAGTTAGCGTACGCCGAGTACGGGACGGCCGACGGCGAGCCGGCCGTCTTCCTCCACGGGACGCCGGGCTCGCGGCGGCTGAGCGCGCTCCTCGACGACGCCGCGCGTGAGGCCGGCGTCCGCCTGCTCGCCCCGGATCGGCCGGGGTTCGGCGAGTCCTCGGACTGGCCGGGACGGGGGCCGGCCGACGCGGCCGCGTGGTTCGAACCGCTGCTCGCGGACGCCGGGGTCGAGCGGGCGCGCGTCGTCGCGTTCTCCGGCGGCGCCGCCGACGCGCTCGCGCTCGGGTCGGAACGGCCGGATCTGGTCGGCCGGCTCGACCTCGTCTCGGGGGCCGCGCCGCCGTCGGTCGCCACCGAGACGCCGCCGCTCCAGCGCCTCCTGGGCCGACTGGCGGCGACGACGCCGCGGCTCCTCAGGGCGGCTCTCCGGGCGCAGGTCCGACTGGCCGAGCGGAGCGGACCGTCGACCGTGCTCGCGCAGTACACCGACGACCCCGGAGACGTTTCGGCCGACGCGGCCGAACTCGTTCGCGCGGACTTCCTCGAAGCCCTCGGTCGCTCGCGCGACGGCGCGGTCACCGAACTCGTCTGGGTCGGCGAGGGCTGGGGCGTCTCGCCGACGGACGTGGCGGTACCGGTCCGCCTGTGGCACGGCAGCGACGACGCGAACGTCCCGTTGGAAGACGCCGAACGCCTGCGGGACCGACTGCCCGACGCCGACGTGACCGTCCTCGACGGCGACCACCTGATGACGCTGCTAGACGCTCGAGTTCGCGTGTTCGATATCGCGCCGCGGGATTGA
- a CDS encoding cobyrinic acid a,c-diamide synthase: MKGLVLGGTSSGVGKTVATLAVVRALDREGVAVQPAKAGPDFIDPSHHERVAGRRSRTLDRWLQGEDGLRRNYYRGEGDVCVVEGVMGLYDGDASSTAMVAETLDLPVVLVVDAEAGMESVAATAVGFREYASHAGRDIDLTGVIAQRAHGGRHAEGIREALPEDLTYVGRIAPDDDLDIPDRHLGLHMGGESPLDEGAVDAAAAHLRVDRLREVAREPAEPDDQGFTAAQPERGDGDRPRVAVARDDAFCFAYPATLERIRERGELVPFAPADGEALPDCDGVYLPGGYPENHAAALAESPALDTLADRAADGLPVFGECGGLMALSESLTTTEGTTHEMAGVLPADVAMRDRYQALDHVELRARTDTLTAAAGERRRGHEFHYSTADPAGDARFAFDVERGEGIADGRDGLTEHRTLGTYCHCHPESGAVDAFLDAL; this comes from the coding sequence ATGAAGGGCCTGGTCCTCGGCGGGACGAGTTCCGGCGTCGGCAAGACCGTCGCGACGCTCGCCGTCGTCCGCGCCCTCGACCGCGAGGGCGTCGCCGTTCAGCCGGCCAAGGCCGGCCCCGACTTCATCGACCCGAGCCACCACGAGCGCGTCGCCGGTCGCCGTTCGCGGACGCTCGACCGCTGGCTCCAGGGCGAGGACGGCCTCCGGCGCAACTACTACCGCGGTGAGGGCGACGTCTGCGTCGTCGAGGGTGTCATGGGGCTGTACGACGGCGACGCCTCCTCGACGGCGATGGTCGCCGAGACGCTCGACCTGCCCGTCGTCCTCGTCGTCGACGCCGAGGCGGGGATGGAGAGCGTCGCCGCCACCGCCGTCGGCTTCCGCGAGTACGCGTCCCACGCCGGTCGGGACATCGACCTGACGGGCGTGATCGCCCAGCGCGCCCACGGCGGCCGACACGCCGAGGGGATCCGGGAGGCGCTGCCCGAGGACCTGACCTACGTCGGCCGGATCGCACCCGACGACGACCTCGACATCCCGGACCGACACCTCGGCCTCCACATGGGCGGCGAATCGCCGCTCGACGAGGGCGCGGTGGACGCCGCCGCCGCACACCTCCGAGTCGACCGGCTGCGCGAAGTGGCCCGGGAACCGGCCGAACCGGACGACCAGGGGTTCACCGCGGCGCAACCCGAGCGTGGCGACGGCGACCGCCCCCGCGTCGCCGTCGCGCGCGACGATGCCTTCTGCTTCGCCTACCCGGCGACGCTCGAACGGATCCGCGAGCGGGGCGAACTCGTCCCGTTCGCGCCCGCCGACGGCGAGGCCCTCCCCGACTGCGACGGCGTCTACCTCCCCGGCGGCTACCCCGAGAACCACGCCGCCGCCCTCGCCGAGAGCCCCGCACTCGACACGCTGGCCGACCGCGCCGCCGACGGTCTCCCCGTCTTCGGCGAGTGCGGCGGGCTGATGGCCCTCTCGGAGTCGCTGACGACGACGGAGGGGACGACCCACGAGATGGCCGGCGTCCTGCCCGCCGACGTGGCGATGCGCGACCGGTATCAGGCGCTGGACCACGTCGAGCTGCGTGCGCGGACCGACACCCTCACCGCAGCGGCGGGCGAGCGTCGCCGAGGCCACGAGTTCCACTACTCGACGGCCGACCCCGCCGGCGACGCCCGCTTCGCCTTCGACGTGGAACGCGGCGAGGGCATCGCCGACGGTCGCGACGGCCTCACCGAACACCGGACGCTCGGCACCTACTGCCACTGCCACCCCGAGAGCGGCGCCGTCGACGCCTTCCTCGACGCGCTGTAG
- a CDS encoding alpha/beta fold hydrolase, with translation MVEASHETAVVDGYRVHYLAAGDPADPPLVLLHGGIVDAASVSWGAVLGPLARDYRVVAPDLLGYGRSAKPDVTYSLDTHVEVVEAFVETVGLDRPAVAGISMGGGAALGLALRSPARVDRLVLLDSYGLGTELPNGGLTRLLSKQGVTNRLAIALMRRSRGFTKASLGTIVHDTDRLSAEAVDAVWEEAKRPGVGKAYRSFRAAEVGPDGYRTDFTGRLDGLDTPTLLLHGECDEVFPYHWSDRAAARIPDAEFQLLEDCAHWAPRERPDAVVDLIGEFVPR, from the coding sequence ATGGTCGAGGCAAGTCACGAGACGGCCGTCGTCGACGGCTATCGGGTTCACTACCTGGCCGCCGGCGACCCGGCGGATCCGCCGCTCGTCCTCCTGCACGGCGGGATCGTCGACGCGGCGAGCGTGAGCTGGGGTGCCGTCCTCGGCCCGCTCGCACGCGACTATCGCGTGGTCGCGCCCGACCTCCTGGGGTACGGTCGCAGCGCCAAGCCCGACGTGACCTACTCGCTGGACACCCACGTCGAGGTGGTCGAGGCGTTCGTCGAGACGGTCGGCCTCGACCGGCCCGCGGTCGCCGGCATCTCGATGGGCGGCGGCGCCGCGCTGGGACTCGCACTCCGGTCGCCTGCGCGCGTCGACAGGCTCGTCCTGCTCGACAGCTACGGGCTCGGGACCGAACTCCCCAACGGCGGGCTCACGCGTCTGCTGTCGAAACAGGGGGTGACCAACAGGCTCGCTATCGCGTTGATGCGGCGCAGTCGGGGGTTCACGAAGGCCAGCCTGGGGACCATCGTCCACGACACCGATCGCCTCTCGGCGGAGGCAGTCGACGCCGTCTGGGAAGAGGCCAAGCGCCCCGGCGTCGGGAAGGCCTACCGGAGCTTTCGCGCCGCGGAAGTCGGCCCCGATGGCTACCGGACGGATTTCACCGGCCGCCTCGACGGCCTCGACACCCCGACGCTGCTACTCCACGGCGAGTGCGACGAGGTGTTCCCCTACCACTGGAGCGATCGGGCGGCCGCCCGCATCCCCGACGCGGAGTTCCAGCTCCTCGAGGACTGCGCTCACTGGGCGCCCCGCGAGCGACCGGACGCCGTCGTCGACCTGATCGGCGAGTTCGTCCCGCGATAG